From Weissella diestrammenae, a single genomic window includes:
- a CDS encoding clumping factor B produces the protein MLNESEVETDSDADSDGYCEIDTDSDSDTDSDPDTDSDPDSDTDNESDVESTIESIVDSVSETTIDSDVDADADSDADTDSDADSEGCCEADSLTDSDADTDSDPDVDTDSDADADSDAESEGFCEADSLTDSDADTDSDPDVDTDSDADADSDADSDGCCEADSLTDSDADTDSDCESIVESTADSISETTIDSLVDSDPDTDSDPDSDTDNESDVESTIESIVDSVSETTIDSDVDADADSDADTDSDADSEGCCEADSLTDSDADTDSDPDVDTDSDADADSDAESEGFCEADSLTDSDADTDSDPDVDTDSDADADSDADSDGCCEADSLTDSDADTDSDCESIVESTADSISETTIDSLVDSDPDTDSDPDSDTDNESDVESTIESIVDSVSETTIDSDVDADADSDADTDSDADSEGCCEADSLTDSDADTDSDPDVDTDSDADADSDAESEGFCEADSLTDSDADTDSDPDVDTDSDADADSDADSDGCCEADSLTDSDADTDSDCESIVESTADSISETTIDSLVDSDPDTDSDPDSDTDNESDVESTIESIVDSVSETTIDSDVDADADSDADTDSDADSEGCCEADSLTDSDADTDSDPDVDTDSDADADSDAESEGFCEADSLTDSDADTDSDPDVDTDSDADADSDADSDGCCEADSLTDSDADTDSDCESIVESTADSISETTIDSLVDSDPDTDSDPDSDTDNESDVESTIESIVDSVSETTIDSDVDADADSDADTDSDADSEGCCEADSLTDSDADTDSDPDVDTDSDADADSDAESEGFCEADSLTDSDADTDSDPDVDTDSDADADSDADSDGCCEADSLTDSDADTDSDCESIVESTADSISETTIDSLVDSDPDTDSDPDSDTDNESDVESTIESIVDSVSETTIDSDVDADADSDADTDSDADSEGCCEADSLTDSDADTDSDPDVDTDSDADADSDAESEGFCEADSLTDSDADTDSDPDVDTDSDADADSDADSDGCCEADSLTDSDADTDSDCESIVESTADSISETTIDSLVDSDPDTDSDPDSDTDNESDVESTIESIVDSVSETTIDSDVDADADSDADTDSDADSEGCCEADSLTDSDADTDSDPDVDTDSDADADSDAESEGFCEADSLTDSDADTDSDPDVDTDSDADADSDADSDGCCEADSLTDSDADTDSDCESIVESTAESISETTIDSLVDSDPDTDSDPDVDTDSDPDPDTDSDVDTDSDPDVDTDSDPDTDSDSDGFCDADSLTDTDSDPDVDTDTDSDPDSDTDNESDVESTIESIVDSVSETTIDSDVDADADSDADTDSDADSEGCCEADSLTDSDADTDSDPDVDTDSDADADSDAESEGFCETDSLTDSDADTDSDPDVDTDSDADADSDADSDGCCEADSLTDSDADTDSDCESIVESTAESISETTIDSDSLTDSDADADSDADSDIESDVETNSDSNSDSTIDNEVDSDAESEGFCDADSLTDTDSDSDPDVDSDSETDSDSKTESTIDSDNDNESDSDSDSDGCCDADSLTDADSLTDSDPDTDSDSDADADSESDSDGCCDADSLTDTDSDSDVDSDIESDVDSAIESTVD, from the coding sequence TTGCTCAACGAATCTGAAGTTGAAACTGATTCTGATGCTGATTCAGATGGGTATTGCGAGATAGATACTGACTCAGACTCTGATACTGATTCTGATCCTGATACTGATTCAGATCCTGATTCTGATACTGACAATGAGTCAGATGTTGAATCCACCATTGAATCGATTGTTGATTCAGTTTCTGAAACAACGATTGATTCTGATGTTGATGCTGATGCTGATTCAGATGCTGATACTGATTCAGATGCTGATTCAGAAGGATGTTGTGAAGCTGATTCACTTACTGATTCTGATGCTGATACTGATTCAGATCCTGATGTTGATACAGATTCTGATGCTGATGCTGATTCAGATGCTGAGTCAGAAGGGTTTTGTGAAGCTGATTCACTTACTGATTCTGATGCTGATACTGATTCAGATCCTGATGTTGATACAGATTCTGATGCTGATGCTGATTCAGATGCTGATTCAGATGGGTGTTGTGAAGCTGATTCACTTACAGACTCTGATGCTGATACTGATTCAGATTGTGAATCAATTGTTGAATCCACTGCTGACTCAATTTCTGAGACAACGATTGATTCGCTTGTTGATTCTGATCCTGATACTGATTCAGATCCTGATTCTGATACTGACAATGAGTCAGATGTTGAATCCACCATTGAATCGATTGTTGATTCAGTTTCTGAAACAACGATTGATTCTGATGTTGATGCTGATGCTGATTCAGATGCTGATACTGATTCAGATGCTGATTCAGAAGGATGTTGTGAAGCTGATTCACTTACTGATTCTGATGCTGATACTGATTCAGATCCTGATGTTGATACAGATTCTGATGCTGATGCTGATTCAGATGCTGAGTCAGAAGGGTTTTGTGAAGCTGATTCACTTACTGATTCTGATGCTGATACTGATTCAGATCCTGATGTTGATACAGATTCTGATGCTGATGCTGATTCAGATGCTGATTCAGATGGGTGTTGTGAAGCTGATTCACTTACAGACTCTGATGCTGATACTGATTCAGATTGTGAATCAATTGTTGAATCCACTGCTGACTCAATTTCTGAGACAACGATTGATTCGCTTGTTGATTCTGATCCTGATACTGATTCAGATCCTGATTCTGATACTGACAATGAGTCAGATGTTGAATCCACCATTGAATCGATTGTTGATTCAGTTTCTGAAACAACGATTGATTCTGATGTTGATGCTGATGCTGATTCAGATGCTGATACTGATTCAGATGCTGATTCAGAAGGATGTTGTGAAGCTGATTCACTTACTGATTCTGATGCTGATACTGATTCAGATCCTGATGTTGATACAGATTCTGATGCTGATGCTGATTCAGATGCTGAGTCAGAAGGGTTTTGTGAAGCTGATTCACTTACTGATTCTGATGCTGATACTGATTCAGATCCTGATGTTGATACAGATTCTGATGCTGATGCTGATTCAGATGCTGATTCAGATGGGTGTTGTGAAGCTGATTCACTTACAGACTCTGATGCTGATACTGATTCAGATTGTGAATCAATTGTTGAATCCACTGCTGACTCAATTTCTGAGACAACGATTGATTCGCTTGTTGATTCTGATCCTGATACTGATTCAGATCCTGATTCTGATACTGACAATGAGTCAGATGTTGAATCCACCATTGAATCGATTGTTGATTCAGTTTCTGAAACAACGATTGATTCTGATGTTGATGCTGATGCTGATTCAGATGCTGATACTGATTCAGATGCTGATTCAGAAGGATGTTGTGAAGCTGATTCACTTACTGATTCTGATGCTGATACTGATTCAGATCCTGATGTTGATACAGATTCTGATGCTGATGCTGATTCAGATGCTGAGTCAGAAGGGTTTTGTGAAGCTGATTCACTTACTGATTCTGATGCTGATACTGATTCAGATCCTGATGTTGATACAGATTCTGATGCTGATGCTGATTCAGATGCTGATTCAGATGGGTGTTGTGAAGCTGATTCACTTACAGACTCTGATGCTGATACTGATTCAGATTGTGAATCAATTGTTGAATCCACTGCTGACTCAATTTCTGAGACAACGATTGATTCGCTTGTTGATTCTGATCCTGATACTGATTCAGATCCTGATTCTGATACTGACAATGAGTCAGATGTTGAATCCACCATTGAATCGATTGTTGATTCAGTTTCTGAAACAACGATTGATTCTGATGTTGATGCTGATGCTGATTCAGATGCTGATACTGATTCAGATGCTGATTCAGAAGGATGTTGTGAAGCTGATTCACTTACTGATTCTGATGCTGATACTGATTCAGATCCTGATGTTGATACAGATTCTGATGCTGATGCTGATTCAGATGCTGAGTCAGAAGGGTTTTGTGAAGCTGATTCACTTACTGATTCTGATGCTGATACTGATTCAGATCCTGATGTTGATACAGATTCTGATGCTGATGCTGATTCAGATGCTGATTCAGATGGGTGTTGTGAAGCTGATTCACTTACAGACTCTGATGCTGATACTGATTCAGATTGTGAATCAATTGTTGAATCCACTGCTGACTCAATTTCTGAGACAACGATTGATTCGCTTGTTGATTCTGATCCTGATACTGATTCAGATCCTGATTCTGATACTGACAATGAGTCAGATGTTGAATCCACCATTGAATCGATTGTTGATTCAGTTTCTGAAACAACGATTGATTCTGATGTTGATGCTGATGCTGATTCAGATGCTGATACTGATTCAGATGCTGATTCAGAAGGATGTTGTGAAGCTGATTCACTTACTGATTCTGATGCTGATACTGATTCAGATCCTGATGTTGATACAGATTCTGATGCTGATGCTGATTCAGATGCTGAGTCAGAAGGGTTTTGTGAAGCTGATTCACTTACTGATTCTGATGCTGATACTGATTCAGATCCTGATGTTGATACAGATTCTGATGCTGATGCTGATTCAGATGCTGATTCAGATGGGTGTTGTGAAGCTGATTCACTTACAGACTCTGATGCTGATACTGATTCAGATTGTGAATCAATTGTTGAATCCACTGCTGACTCAATTTCTGAGACAACGATTGATTCGCTTGTTGATTCTGATCCTGATACTGATTCAGATCCTGATTCTGATACTGACAATGAGTCAGATGTTGAATCCACCATTGAATCGATTGTTGATTCAGTTTCTGAAACAACGATTGATTCTGATGTTGATGCTGATGCTGATTCAGATGCTGATACTGATTCAGATGCTGATTCAGAAGGATGTTGTGAAGCTGATTCACTTACTGATTCTGATGCTGATACTGATTCAGATCCTGATGTTGATACAGATTCTGATGCTGATGCTGATTCAGATGCTGAGTCAGAAGGGTTTTGTGAAGCTGATTCACTTACTGATTCTGATGCTGATACTGATTCAGATCCTGATGTTGATACAGATTCTGATGCTGATGCTGATTCAGATGCTGATTCAGATGGGTGTTGTGAAGCTGATTCACTTACAGACTCTGATGCTGATACTGATTCAGATTGTGAATCAATTGTTGAATCCACTGCTGAATCAATTTCTGAGACAACGATTGATTCGCTTGTTGATTCTGATCCTGATACTGATTCAGATCCTGATGTTGATACTGATTCTGATCCTGATCCTGATACTGATTCTGATGTTGATACTGATTCAGATCCTGATGTTGATACAGATTCAGATCCTGATACTGATTCTGATTCTGACGGATTTTGTGATGCTGATTCACTTACTGATACTGATTCAGATCCTGATGTTGATACTGATACTGATTCTGATCCTGATTCTGATACTGACAATGAGTCAGATGTTGAATCCACCATTGAATCGATTGTTGATTCAGTTTCTGAAACAACGATTGATTCTGATGTTGATGCTGATGCTGATTCAGATGCTGATACTGATTCAGATGCTGATTCAGAAGGATGTTGTGAAGCTGATTCACTTACTGATTCTGATGCTGATACTGATTCAGATCCTGATGTTGATACAGATTCTGATGCTGATGCTGATTCAGATGCTGAGTCAGAAGGGTTTTGTGAAACTGATTCACTTACTGATTCTGATGCTGATACTGATTCAGATCCTGATGTTGATACAGATTCTGATGCTGATGCTGATTCAGATGCTGATTCAGATGGGTGTTGTGAAGCTGATTCACTTACAGACTCTGATGCTGATACTGATTCAGATTGTGAATCAATTGTTGAATCCACTGCTGAATCAATTTCTGAGACAACGATTGATTCTGATTCACTTACTGATTCTGATGCTGATGCTGACTCTGATGCTGATTCTGACATTGAATCAGATGTCGAAACGAACTCTGATTCCAACTCTGATTCAACAATCGATAACGAAGTCGATTCAGATGCTGAGTCAGAAGGGTTTTGTGATGCTGATTCACTTACTGATACAGATTCAGATTCAGATCCTGATGTTGATTCTGATTCTGAGACTGATTCCGATTCCAAAACTGAATCAACTATTGATTCTGACAATGATAATGAAAGCGATTCAGACAGTGATTCAGATGGATGTTGTGATGCTGATTCACTTACTGATGCTGATTCACTGACTGATTCAGACCCTGATACTGATTCAGACTCTGATGCTGATGCTGATTCAGAGAGTGATTCAGACGGATGTTGTGATGCTGATTCACTTACTGACACTGACTCAGATTCTGATGTTGATTCTGACATTGAATCAGATGTTGACTCTGCAATTGAATCAACGGTAGATTGA
- the lepA gene encoding translation elongation factor 4 — MNEISTQYIRNFAIIAHIDHGKSTLADRIMEMTSTVSNRESSAQQLDDLAVEKAHGVTIKSRAVRNYYKDDKDQEYQYNLIDTPGHVDFNYEVSRSLSATDGVLLVVDATKGVQAQTVANFRLAKEANLTIIPIINKIDNQMADVEKTSEEILALDSNFEASEILKISAKSGLGVDDVLLAIRDRIPAPIGDPNASLKALVFDSKFDPYKGVIVQVRIFDGTLNAQSELLFMANQVTTTNKEIGIFTPQMTNLKALSAGDVGYIVTGIKDANTVRIGDTVTLAKVPIQDTLPGYQQVEPMVYAGLFPKNTEYKDLKNAIEKLALNDAAFQYEPEQSEALGMGFRGGFLGIFHLQIIRERLLEEFALEVLTTMPNSTFRISLKNHANPIYVENPIRFPYWADIERVEEPFVHAKMTLPNDMLNDIMRLAEGRRGTLEDLDTLGSMLVVTYRMPISEIAYDFFNELKSASHGFATLSTEIAGYDDSDLVKMEIAIDYGNVDALTMIIHRHKVDRIAQDTVNKLRDLVPRKLQAMPVQAIVEGRVVARENIPPSEKSLPKAPPFQKSNNNYADQDRRNQILSCLRPCSTQFWI, encoded by the coding sequence ATGAATGAGATTTCAACACAGTATATTCGCAATTTTGCAATAATCGCCCACATTGATCACGGAAAATCAACACTGGCTGATCGTATTATGGAGATGACTAGCACTGTGAGTAATCGTGAAAGTTCGGCTCAACAGCTTGATGACTTAGCAGTAGAAAAAGCCCATGGTGTCACCATCAAATCACGCGCTGTTCGAAATTATTATAAAGATGATAAAGACCAAGAATATCAATATAACCTTATTGATACACCTGGCCATGTCGATTTCAACTATGAAGTCTCACGCTCACTATCAGCTACTGATGGTGTGTTACTCGTGGTCGATGCAACTAAAGGGGTTCAGGCCCAAACTGTTGCTAATTTTCGACTCGCTAAAGAAGCAAATCTAACTATCATCCCCATTATTAATAAAATTGATAATCAGATGGCTGATGTTGAAAAAACATCTGAAGAAATTTTAGCTTTAGATTCGAATTTTGAGGCATCTGAGATTCTGAAAATTTCAGCAAAAAGTGGGCTTGGCGTTGATGATGTATTACTCGCCATCCGTGATCGTATACCAGCCCCAATTGGTGACCCAAATGCATCACTAAAAGCCCTTGTCTTTGATTCAAAATTCGATCCATACAAAGGTGTAATCGTTCAAGTTCGAATTTTCGACGGTACACTTAACGCCCAATCCGAGCTTTTATTTATGGCCAACCAAGTGACAACTACGAATAAAGAAATTGGTATCTTCACGCCCCAAATGACTAACTTAAAAGCACTCTCAGCTGGTGATGTAGGTTATATCGTGACTGGGATTAAAGATGCGAATACGGTTCGAATTGGCGATACTGTTACTTTGGCTAAGGTGCCGATTCAAGACACATTGCCTGGTTATCAACAAGTGGAACCAATGGTATATGCTGGTCTATTTCCAAAGAATACAGAATACAAAGATCTTAAAAATGCAATTGAAAAGCTGGCTTTAAACGATGCCGCTTTTCAATATGAACCTGAGCAATCCGAAGCCCTTGGTATGGGCTTTCGTGGTGGATTCCTAGGCATTTTTCACCTACAGATCATCCGTGAACGCTTATTGGAAGAATTTGCTTTAGAAGTACTCACAACGATGCCAAACTCAACTTTTCGTATTTCACTCAAAAATCATGCCAACCCAATTTATGTTGAAAATCCCATTCGATTTCCATACTGGGCTGATATTGAACGAGTCGAGGAACCATTCGTTCATGCGAAAATGACATTGCCCAATGACATGTTAAACGATATTATGCGGCTGGCAGAAGGTCGTCGAGGTACTTTAGAAGATTTGGATACCCTTGGTTCAATGCTCGTTGTCACATACCGGATGCCAATTTCAGAAATTGCCTATGATTTTTTCAATGAACTTAAATCAGCCTCACACGGCTTTGCTACCCTATCAACAGAGATAGCCGGTTATGATGACTCTGACCTCGTGAAAATGGAAATTGCCATTGATTACGGCAATGTCGATGCTTTAACTATGATCATTCATCGACATAAAGTCGACCGCATTGCGCAAGATACAGTGAATAAATTACGTGATCTTGTACCACGGAAATTACAAGCGATGCCGGTTCAGGCGATTGTTGAAGGCCGTGTCGTTGCACGTGAAAATATCCCCCCCTCCGAAAAGTCGCTGCCAAAGGCACCACCGTTTCAAAAAAGCAACAACAATTACGCCGATCAGGACAGGCGAAATCAAATATTGAGTTGCCTCAGGCCGTGTTCGACGCAATTTTGGATATGA
- a CDS encoding GntR family transcriptional regulator — protein MNYLEQYELSWKPKLSENTSAILTQLKITLKKDISEGKLTPGTRLPSQRELAYYLDVHYSTIGKLYRWGVENGILNTSIGSGTFISLWSDASKTVSKRSKNSDIYDLGLVSSFDECNSFVIDAISKTYKNVATMPIS, from the coding sequence ATGAATTATTTAGAACAATACGAACTCTCTTGGAAACCAAAACTCAGTGAAAATACGTCTGCAATTCTAACGCAACTGAAAATCACTTTAAAAAAAGATATCAGTGAGGGAAAATTAACTCCCGGAACTCGCCTACCATCTCAGCGAGAATTAGCTTACTATTTAGATGTTCACTACTCAACCATTGGAAAATTGTATCGTTGGGGAGTTGAGAACGGCATATTAAATACAAGTATTGGCAGTGGAACTTTCATCTCACTTTGGTCTGATGCCTCCAAAACAGTTTCCAAACGCTCAAAAAACTCAGATATCTACGATTTAGGTCTTGTTAGTTCGTTTGATGAATGTAATTCATTCGTGATTGATGCAATTTCAAAGACTTACAAGAACGTTGCTACAATGCCCATCTCTTAA
- a CDS encoding aminotransferase class I/II-fold pyridoxal phosphate-dependent enzyme, whose amino-acid sequence MKTQGVHADVDSMSIVSGAQNALAIILSTLFNPGDRIVVDDFTYVNFIELARLNKIELVPIKSDSEGMLPDKLLLEQTKKQISGAFLMPSCNNPLGFQISETRRKELAKIFEQYETIIIEDDIHSFLTTYSQKNVLSPFQQLLPNQTVYIASMSKFISPGIRIAFLVYPKNFKKSIEDGIFNINVQSSSLDAEIISNILTSDISQQILEKKFTLTKQANEIFDKYFNVPRPSNLFPFYRIIPLKFSPSMQEVENYFYQNGIQVIHSNRFSIKKEGSNFIRVSLSSLNSLEELNCALSLLAKCDKFFSPDVLNKIK is encoded by the coding sequence TTGAAAACACAAGGTGTTCATGCTGATGTTGACTCAATGTCAATTGTCTCTGGTGCTCAAAATGCATTAGCGATTATTCTATCAACTCTATTCAATCCTGGTGATCGCATTGTTGTCGATGACTTCACCTATGTGAACTTCATTGAACTTGCGCGCTTAAATAAAATCGAATTGGTTCCTATTAAATCAGATTCAGAGGGTATGCTCCCCGACAAGCTTCTTCTTGAACAAACAAAAAAACAAATTTCAGGAGCTTTTTTAATGCCATCATGCAATAACCCTCTTGGATTTCAGATTAGTGAAACTCGTCGTAAAGAGCTTGCAAAAATTTTCGAGCAGTACGAAACCATTATTATTGAGGATGATATTCATTCATTTTTAACAACATATTCTCAAAAAAATGTTCTTAGTCCATTTCAACAACTACTACCAAATCAAACAGTTTATATTGCAAGTATGTCAAAATTTATTTCTCCTGGAATCAGAATTGCATTTTTGGTATATCCCAAGAACTTCAAAAAATCAATTGAAGATGGTATTTTTAATATCAATGTTCAAAGTTCATCATTAGATGCCGAAATCATTTCTAATATTTTGACTTCCGATATATCACAACAAATTCTAGAAAAAAAATTCACTCTCACAAAACAGGCGAATGAGATATTCGATAAATATTTCAATGTTCCACGCCCAAGTAATCTTTTTCCTTTTTATCGAATAATACCATTGAAATTTTCTCCTTCAATGCAGGAGGTCGAGAATTATTTTTATCAAAATGGTATACAAGTGATTCATTCTAATCGTTTTAGTATTAAAAAAGAAGGTTCAAACTTTATTCGAGTTTCTTTATCATCTCTAAATAGTCTCGAAGAATTAAATTGTGCTTTAAGCCTGCTGGCAAAATGTGACAAATTTTTCTCCCCCGACGTTCTCAACAAAATTAAATAA
- a CDS encoding carbonic anhydrase family protein, with protein sequence MRHINYEKQDDWYADTDWQSPIALSKVDNVIQKLSKSQISLTFPTEQAFAFEEWEIGRQYFADGKLLYKDKTYNLVRFHFHDGSEHCIDSEFFSAEVHFVFRCEEDTLVFAIFLEATSKFQKHDISDVICKNTKILNLGIFLPKNFDYFEYVGTLTTPPLMRDIQTVVLSTPVVISNQDKQAIHQLFPNNHRQTQSLNKRPVYFYSTE encoded by the coding sequence ATGCGTCATATTAATTACGAAAAACAGGATGATTGGTATGCGGATACTGATTGGCAGTCACCGATTGCATTATCAAAGGTCGATAACGTTATTCAAAAATTATCGAAAAGCCAAATTTCATTAACATTTCCGACTGAACAGGCATTCGCATTTGAAGAATGGGAAATTGGAAGACAATATTTTGCTGACGGAAAACTATTATATAAAGATAAAACTTATAACCTAGTAAGATTTCATTTTCATGATGGAAGTGAACATTGTATTGATAGTGAATTCTTTTCAGCTGAGGTGCATTTTGTTTTCCGATGTGAGGAAGACACTTTGGTATTTGCCATTTTTTTAGAAGCTACCAGTAAATTTCAAAAACATGATATATCAGACGTTATTTGCAAAAATACAAAGATATTAAATTTGGGAATTTTTTTACCTAAAAATTTTGATTATTTCGAATATGTTGGTACACTGACAACACCTCCGTTGATGCGAGATATTCAAACTGTTGTGTTATCAACACCAGTTGTGATATCAAATCAAGACAAACAAGCGATTCATCAATTGTTCCCAAATAATCACCGACAGACCCAATCGCTTAATAAAAGACCGGTATATTTTTATTCAACTGAGTAG